ATTCCCCGTTGGCGCCTTCATCCGCATCCCGGGCCTGGATGCGCGCCACAGCTGTGTCCTTAGCAGTCCGTCCAGGCACGGCTACTTCTAGGGAGCCATTGGCCGGCGCCGGGTGCACGAGGACCGGAGAGTGGTCGTTCTGGTCCAGCACCCGCACTTGCACCAGAGCGTTGCTGGAAAGCTGAGGGGATCCGCCGTCGCTGGCCTGGATGCGCACGTCGAGCTGGCGCAGCGTCTCATAGTCAAAGCTACGCAGAGCGTAGATGGCCCCGGTAGCCGGGTCTACTGAGACATACGTAGACACGGCTTCCCCAGAGCGACCCACTTCGGCCTCTACCAGCCTGTAGGTGACCTGACCGTTGCGGCCCAGGTCCGGGTCGCGGGCGGCCACTGTGGCCAGATAGGCACCTGGGGGGTTGTTTTCACGGACTGATACCTCGTAGACTGGCTTGGTGAAGAGCGGCGCGTTGTCGTTCTCGTCACCCACGCGCACGGTGTAGGGCCTCACGGTGCGCAGAGGGGGCGCGCCACGGTCCTCGGCCACCAGCGTCAGGTTGTACTCGGCGATGCGCTCCCGGTCCAAAGACGCCGCGGTGACCACCAGGTAGCTGCCCGCGTAGGCCGGCTGCAGCCGAAAGTGCTCGTGCCCGTAGAGGGCGCAGCGTACCTGCCCGTTTGCGCCCGAGTCCCTGTCCGAGGTGCTGACCAGCGCCACCAGGCTCTCGCGGGCCGCCCCCTCTGGCACCAGCGAGGTGGCGCCGGCTTCCTGGGTCCCGGGCCCCGCCGACGAGGCCGTGTCCGCTCCTCCGAgtgcggcggcggcagcggcggcggcgaagGGCGAGGCGCCTGGAGCCCCCGGGGCGGCCAGAGGGGTGATAGAAATATCGGGAGCGTTGTCGTTGACGTCTCGGATGCGCACGATGACCTTGCAGGTGGCTGTCCGGGGCCCCGGGCCTCGGTCTTGAGCCCGTACGTCTAGCTCGTACGTGTCCTGGCGCTCGTAGTCCACCTGCCCGGCCAAGGTGAGGCGGCCAGAGCGCGGGTCGAGCCGGAAGAGGTGGCGGGCTTCGGGAGGGGTGCGGGCGCCGAAGGTGAACACCACGTCGCCATTGGGACCCTCGTCGGGGTCCGCAGCGTCCAGGTCCAGCAGCAGCGATCCCACAGGTGCGTCCTCGGCCAATTCCACCTCGGCCACGGCACCCTGAGGGAAGGCCGGGCTGTGGTCATTGGCATCTAGCACGCGCACGCTGAGTGCTGCTGTGGCGGAACGTGGCGGTCGCCCTCCGTCCTGAGCCACCAGCTCCAGGCTGTAGGAAGCCTGACTCTCGCGGTCCAGCTCCTGTAGCAGCACCAGGTCTGCACACTGGGCACCATCCGCGCGCGTCTGTAGCTCCACGCGGAAGGGGCTGTGAGGCTCGGCCAGGCGTACACTCTGCAGCCCGTTAGCACCCACGTCCTCGTCCACAGGCACCTCCAGGGGGATGCGCGTGCCTACGGGAGCACTCTCTGAGACCTCCACCGGGATCTGGGCTCGGGGAAAGCGGGGCGCGTGGTCGTTTATATccctcacctccacctccacgTGCACCAGTCGGAACTGCTCCTGCGAGAAGCTGACCACATCGAAGGCCAGCACACACTGTGGGGCCTGGCCGCACAGACGCTCACGGTCCAGGCCCGCGTCCCCGACGGTCAGCTGCCCGTCGCCCTCGCGCACCCGGAGCAGAGAGCTGTTGAATTGCTTCATCAGGCGGAAGCTTGTGTCTCCAGACACTTTCAtgtgcaggtcctctgcaagggtccCGATGACCGTGCCGGGGGCATCCTCTTCGAAGGTGCTGTATCGGACTGTCTTGCTCTGGGCCACCGAGAGCACCCAGCAGAGACTAAagagctgcaaggggaaaaggcaAGGGCTGCCCCAGCGCTTCACAGGACTCATGCCGCCGAGCCCCAGGTGCTGTTCCGAAAGGCTAAGCTAGAGTCCTCTCCGGTTTGCAGATCCGGAGCGTGAGTCTCAGGCTCCCGGGACCGCGCTCTTTGCGAGCCCTGTGTGGGTGAAGTCTGCGAGCTGcagctccggctccggctccggctggCTCGGCGGACGCGCGGACCCGCCCCACTCGGCGCCTCCGCCTCCTTTCCCGGGGCTGGAGCTGCGCCGCCGCGCGCCGCCTCCGCCTTTATAGCTGCCGATATGCAAATCTCCGAAACGGGGCGGCCAATGGCCGCTTAAGCCACAGCGCCGCTCCTCCGCCAACCACTGACAATCCTTTTAATGTGGAAAGGCTTagaggagaaaacaagaaaggaaaatgaggaaatctttcctttgttttaaaaactCCTGCTTCCATTTTCGGTTAGTATCTTGCTTGTAGATAAGTTAGCAGGATGGTTTTGGTAATTGGGCGCCCGGCCCTCTCACTGCTTTGCCAGCCGCTCGCGCTAAGCGCCGGACAAGCTGGGTTTCTCTTCAGAAGCTCCGGACCTCACATCCTACCCCCTCCGCCCCTTTATTTTGCATCTGGGAAGGCTTCCACACTTGCTTTGCGGAGTGAGGCTCTGCTCGCCTTCCCTCCCAGCTTCCCACGGTGCCGGGAATAGCCTGTAGACGAAGAAGCCTGAAAGATAGAGCaaaaattgattttattcaaATTTGTGTATGCAATTGTGTTTTGCTCGCGTGAGCCCTGGTGCCACTTGCCTTTCAGAAAAGAGCGCTACGATACATGTTAGTATGCATGTCACT
The nucleotide sequence above comes from Peromyscus maniculatus bairdii isolate BWxNUB_F1_BW_parent chromosome 9, HU_Pman_BW_mat_3.1, whole genome shotgun sequence. Encoded proteins:
- the Pcdh8 gene encoding protocadherin-8 isoform X1, with the protein product MSPVKRWGSPCLFPLQLFSLCWVLSVAQSKTVRYSTFEEDAPGTVIGTLAEDLHMKVSGDTSFRLMKQFNSSLLRVREGDGQLTVGDAGLDRERLCGQAPQCVLAFDVVSFSQEQFRLVHVEVEVRDINDHAPRFPRAQIPVEVSESAPVGTRIPLEVPVDEDVGANGLQSVRLAEPHSPFRVELQTRADGAQCADLVLLQELDRESQASYSLELVAQDGGRPPRSATAALSVRVLDANDHSPAFPQGAVAEVELAEDAPVGSLLLDLDAADPDEGPNGDVVFTFGARTPPEARHLFRLDPRSGRLTLAGQVDYERQDTYELDVRAQDRGPGPRTATCKVIVRIRDVNDNAPDISITPLAAPGAPGASPFAAAAAAAALGGADTASSAGPGTQEAGATSLVPEGAARESLVALVSTSDRDSGANGQVRCALYGHEHFRLQPAYAGSYLVVTAASLDRERIAEYNLTLVAEDRGAPPLRTVRPYTVRVGDENDNAPLFTKPVYEVSVRENNPPGAYLATVAARDPDLGRNGQVTYRLVEAEVGRSGEAVSTYVSVDPATGAIYALRSFDYETLRQLDVRIQASDGGSPQLSSNALVQVRVLDQNDHSPVLVHPAPANGSLEVAVPGRTAKDTAVARIQARDADEGANGELAFDLLQQEPREAFSIGRRTGEIVLTGDLSQEPPGRVFRALLVISDGGRPPLTTTATVSFVVTAGGGPAAPASAGNPEHSRPPGSRLAPSGPSLQWDTPLIVIIVLAGSCTLLLAAIIAIATTCNRRKKEVRKGGALREERPGAAGGGASAPGSPEETARGAGPRPNMFDVLTFPGSGKAPFGSPAADAPPPAVAAAEVPGSEGGSATGESACHFEGQQRLRGAHAEPYGASPGFGKEPAPPVAVWKGHSFNTISGREAEKFSGKDSGKGDSDFNDSDSDISGDALKKDLINHMQSGLWACTAECKILGHSDRCWSPSCSGPNAHPPPHPPAQMSTFCKSTSLPRDPLRRDNYYQAQLPKTVGLQSVYEKVLHRDYDRTVTLLSPPRPGRLPDLQEIGVPLYESPPGGRYVSPKKGANENV
- the Pcdh8 gene encoding protocadherin-8 isoform X2; this translates as MSPVKRWGSPCLFPLQLFSLCWVLSVAQSKTVRYSTFEEDAPGTVIGTLAEDLHMKVSGDTSFRLMKQFNSSLLRVREGDGQLTVGDAGLDRERLCGQAPQCVLAFDVVSFSQEQFRLVHVEVEVRDINDHAPRFPRAQIPVEVSESAPVGTRIPLEVPVDEDVGANGLQSVRLAEPHSPFRVELQTRADGAQCADLVLLQELDRESQASYSLELVAQDGGRPPRSATAALSVRVLDANDHSPAFPQGAVAEVELAEDAPVGSLLLDLDAADPDEGPNGDVVFTFGARTPPEARHLFRLDPRSGRLTLAGQVDYERQDTYELDVRAQDRGPGPRTATCKVIVRIRDVNDNAPDISITPLAAPGAPGASPFAAAAAAAALGGADTASSAGPGTQEAGATSLVPEGAARESLVALVSTSDRDSGANGQVRCALYGHEHFRLQPAYAGSYLVVTAASLDRERIAEYNLTLVAEDRGAPPLRTVRPYTVRVGDENDNAPLFTKPVYEVSVRENNPPGAYLATVAARDPDLGRNGQVTYRLVEAEVGRSGEAVSTYVSVDPATGAIYALRSFDYETLRQLDVRIQASDGGSPQLSSNALVQVRVLDQNDHSPVLVHPAPANGSLEVAVPGRTAKDTAVARIQARDADEGANGELAFDLLQQEPREAFSIGRRTGEIVLTGDLSQEPPGRVFRALLVISDGGRPPLTTTATVSFVVTAGGGPAAPASAGNPEHSRPPGSRLAPSGPSLQWDTPLIVIIVLAGSCTLLLAAIIAIATTCNRRKKEPYGASPGFGKEPAPPVAVWKGHSFNTISGREAEKFSGKDSGKGDSDFNDSDSDISGDALKKDLINHMQSGLWACTAECKILGHSDRCWSPSCSGPNAHPPPHPPAQMSTFCKSTSLPRDPLRRDNYYQAQLPKTVGLQSVYEKVLHRDYDRTVTLLSPPRPGRLPDLQEIGVPLYESPPGGRYVSPKKGANENV